A genomic region of Streptomyces sp. R33 contains the following coding sequences:
- the lysX gene encoding bifunctional lysylphosphatidylglycerol synthetase/lysine--tRNA ligase LysX — protein MSATVEETRGTRNRFLNRVPDAFAAFFGALGLLCAVLALSPTLRHLLRHIVRFLDEIVVPVSANLAYAVFLFLLAAALGTRKRVAWWIVVTYLALLVLVDLLIIADDYYWIGGPSMAIALAALGVLVAARKEFYAASRPGAFWRALLVLGLGLLAAVILGWGLVALFPGTLPKEQWLDWAARQVFGGLVSPRQFDGHPPRPLYFFLGLFGALALLNAATTLFRSQRLTAALHGDEEPRIRALLGAYGRGDSLGYFATRRDKAVVFAPNGRAGVTYRVEAGVCLASGDPVGDPAAWTPAVDAWLTVARRHGWQPAVMGASEEGATAYARSGLSALQLGDEAILHVAHFDLDGRDMRVTRQAVNRVKRTGATTVIRRHSALSEEEMQRIIERADTWRDTETERGFSMALDRLGDPADGDCLLVEAFDAQGELIALLSFVPWGKDGISLDLMRRDRTAPNGVMEFMVAELCAAAPGLGVRRISLNFAVFRSAFEEGGRIGAGPVLKLWRKLLLFFSRWWQLEALYRSNVKYGPEWYPRFLCYQDAGSLARVSLASGIAEGFVSVPSLRKLWGNAHTRGLTAPASTEGLPPLDSLGLDLVGQEAAGAARAERLPDQVRVRHAKMERIRAAGTDPYPVGIRQRTHTVADLLAARQAHPPGARSGEQATLAGRVMLVRDLGGVVFAVLRDWSGDIQLVFTRDESGAGVLDSFTSQVDFGDHVVASGEIGASRSGEPSLVVSSWQLTGKCLRPLPDKRKGLADPEARVRRRYLDLVASPEARDVVRARSSAVQALRQGLLDRGYLEVETPMLQQIHGGANARPFRTHINAYDLDLYLRIAPELYLKRLCVGGLEKVFEMGRTFRNEGVSYKHNPEFTMLEAYQAFADYDVMLDLTRELIQGAATAAFGSPIAHKAGPDGQLVVHDISGIWPVKTMYGAISEALGEEVDADTEEPVLRRLCDRAGVPHAREDTRGDVVLEMYERLVEEKTKLPTFYKDFPTDVSPLTRQHRGDPRLAERWDLVAFGTELGTAYSELTDPVEQRRRLTAQSLLAAGGDPEAMELDEDFLDALEYAMPPTGGLGIGVDRLVMFLTGLTIRETLPFPLVRRG, from the coding sequence GGAGCGCTCGGACTGCTGTGCGCCGTACTGGCGCTCTCCCCGACGCTGCGGCACCTCCTGCGGCACATCGTGCGGTTCCTCGACGAGATCGTGGTGCCCGTCAGCGCCAACCTCGCCTACGCCGTTTTCCTCTTCCTGCTCGCCGCCGCCCTCGGCACCCGCAAGAGGGTCGCCTGGTGGATCGTCGTCACCTATCTGGCCCTGCTCGTCCTGGTCGACCTCCTGATCATCGCCGACGACTACTACTGGATCGGCGGCCCCTCGATGGCCATCGCCCTCGCCGCCCTCGGGGTCCTGGTCGCCGCCCGCAAGGAGTTCTACGCCGCCTCCCGGCCCGGCGCGTTCTGGCGGGCCCTGCTCGTCCTGGGCCTCGGCCTGCTCGCCGCCGTGATCCTCGGCTGGGGCCTGGTCGCCCTGTTCCCCGGCACCCTGCCCAAGGAGCAGTGGCTGGACTGGGCCGCCCGGCAGGTCTTCGGCGGCCTCGTCTCGCCCCGCCAGTTCGACGGCCACCCGCCCCGCCCCCTCTACTTCTTCCTCGGCCTCTTCGGCGCCCTCGCCCTGCTGAACGCCGCCACGACCCTCTTCCGCTCCCAGCGGCTGACCGCCGCCCTGCACGGGGACGAGGAGCCCCGCATCCGCGCCCTGCTCGGCGCCTACGGCCGCGGCGACTCCCTCGGCTACTTCGCCACCCGCCGCGACAAGGCCGTCGTCTTCGCCCCCAACGGTCGGGCCGGCGTCACCTACCGTGTCGAGGCCGGCGTCTGCCTCGCCAGCGGCGACCCGGTCGGCGACCCCGCCGCCTGGACCCCCGCCGTCGACGCCTGGCTCACCGTCGCCCGCCGACACGGCTGGCAGCCCGCCGTGATGGGCGCCTCCGAGGAGGGGGCCACCGCGTACGCCCGCTCCGGGCTCAGCGCCCTCCAGCTCGGCGACGAGGCGATCCTGCACGTCGCCCACTTCGACCTCGACGGCCGCGACATGCGCGTCACCCGCCAGGCCGTCAACCGCGTCAAGCGCACCGGAGCCACCACCGTCATCCGCCGCCACTCCGCCCTCAGCGAGGAGGAGATGCAGCGGATCATCGAGCGCGCCGACACCTGGCGCGACACCGAGACCGAGCGCGGGTTCTCCATGGCCCTGGACCGGCTCGGCGACCCCGCCGACGGGGACTGCCTGCTCGTCGAGGCCTTCGACGCCCAGGGCGAGCTGATCGCCCTGCTGTCCTTCGTCCCCTGGGGCAAGGACGGCATCTCCCTCGACCTGATGCGCCGCGACCGCACCGCCCCCAACGGCGTCATGGAGTTCATGGTCGCCGAGCTGTGCGCCGCCGCGCCCGGTCTCGGCGTGCGCCGGATCTCCCTCAACTTCGCCGTCTTCCGCTCCGCCTTCGAGGAGGGCGGCCGGATCGGCGCCGGCCCCGTCCTCAAGCTGTGGCGCAAACTGCTGCTGTTCTTCTCCCGCTGGTGGCAGCTGGAGGCCCTGTACCGCTCGAACGTCAAGTACGGGCCCGAGTGGTACCCGCGGTTCCTCTGCTACCAGGACGCCGGCTCGCTGGCCCGGGTCAGCCTCGCCTCCGGCATCGCCGAGGGCTTCGTCTCCGTACCCAGCCTGCGCAAACTCTGGGGCAACGCGCACACCAGGGGGCTCACCGCGCCCGCCTCGACCGAGGGGCTGCCCCCGCTCGACTCCCTCGGCCTGGACCTCGTGGGGCAGGAGGCCGCAGGCGCCGCGCGTGCCGAGCGGCTGCCCGACCAGGTCCGGGTCCGCCACGCCAAGATGGAGCGGATCCGGGCGGCCGGCACCGACCCGTACCCGGTCGGCATCCGCCAGCGCACCCACACCGTGGCCGATCTGCTGGCCGCACGCCAGGCCCACCCGCCCGGAGCCCGCTCCGGGGAGCAGGCCACGCTCGCCGGCCGCGTGATGCTCGTACGCGACCTCGGCGGAGTGGTCTTCGCCGTCCTGCGTGACTGGTCCGGGGACATCCAGCTGGTGTTCACCCGCGACGAGAGCGGCGCCGGCGTACTGGACTCCTTCACCTCCCAGGTCGACTTCGGCGACCACGTGGTGGCGAGCGGCGAGATCGGCGCCAGCCGCAGCGGCGAGCCGTCCCTCGTGGTCTCCTCCTGGCAGCTCACCGGCAAATGCCTGCGCCCGCTCCCCGACAAGCGCAAGGGCCTCGCCGACCCCGAGGCCCGCGTCCGGCGCCGCTACCTCGACCTGGTCGCGAGCCCCGAGGCGCGGGACGTCGTACGGGCCCGCTCCTCGGCCGTCCAGGCACTGCGCCAGGGGCTCCTGGACCGCGGCTACCTCGAGGTCGAGACCCCGATGCTCCAGCAGATCCACGGCGGCGCCAACGCCCGGCCCTTCCGGACCCACATCAACGCCTACGACCTCGACCTGTACCTGCGCATCGCCCCCGAGCTGTACCTGAAGCGGCTGTGCGTCGGCGGCCTGGAGAAGGTCTTCGAGATGGGCCGCACCTTCCGCAACGAGGGCGTTTCGTACAAGCACAACCCCGAGTTCACGATGCTGGAGGCCTACCAGGCCTTCGCCGACTACGACGTGATGCTCGACCTCACGCGCGAGCTGATCCAGGGCGCCGCGACCGCCGCCTTCGGCTCGCCGATCGCCCACAAGGCCGGCCCGGACGGACAGCTCGTCGTCCACGACATCTCCGGGATCTGGCCGGTCAAGACGATGTACGGGGCGATCAGCGAGGCGCTCGGCGAGGAGGTCGACGCGGACACCGAGGAACCGGTGCTGCGCCGGCTCTGCGACCGGGCCGGCGTACCGCACGCGCGTGAGGACACCCGCGGCGACGTGGTGCTGGAGATGTACGAGCGGCTGGTGGAGGAGAAGACCAAGCTGCCGACCTTCTACAAGGACTTCCCCACCGACGTCTCCCCCCTCACCCGGCAGCACCGGGGGGACCCGCGCCTCGCCGAGCGCTGGGACCTGGTGGCGTTCGGAACGGAACTGGGCACCGCGTACTCCGAGCTCACCGACCCGGTGGAGCAGCGGCGCCGGCTCACCGCCCAGTCGCTGCTCGCGGCGGGCGGCGACCCGGAGGCGATGGAACTCGACGAAGACTTCCTGGACGCCCTGGAGTACGCCATGCCGCCGACCGGCGGTCTGGGCATCGGCGTCGACCGGCTGGTCATGTTCCTCACGGGCCTGACGATCCGCGAGACGCTGCCGTTCCCCCTGGTGAGGCGCGGCTGA